Part of the Fusobacterium perfoetens genome, TCCGATTTTATGTTCTGTTGCCCATACTCTTTCTGTTCCTTCAACGATTTCTTCCCATTTATCTGGACCTACTTTACATACTGGACATACTTCCATTCCTTCAGTTATTATTTCTCCACATACTTTACATCTAAATTTTTTCATATCATTGACCTCCTAATAATCTTGATCCTAAACTTTATTTTTTAAATTTGTAATTGTTTCATTTATGTTTTAATTATAATATAGTTTTTTGATTTTGTCAACACTTTTTTTAAA contains:
- a CDS encoding rubredoxin-like domain-containing protein; the protein is MKKFRCKVCGEIITEGMEVCPVCKVGPDKWEEIVEGTERVWATEHKIGEGLACGDEEIIAGLRANFEGECTEVGMYLAMSRVADREG